Part of the Maridesulfovibrio sp. genome, GAAACCAAATGGAAAGGCAAAGCAACACTTATCTCGGTTATCCACAGGCTGGATACCATTAAGAATTATGATAAAGTGGCAGTCATGAAGGCTGGTAAATTAATGGAAGTTGGTCCCTATGAGGAACTCATGTCCAGAAAGGGACTTCTTTATGAACTCGTACATGGAGCACATTAGTCATGGCAGCAGAAACAAGCGAATACCAAGAGCATTTGGAAATAATGAGGGAGATTCCTTACTTCTCCGGTCTTGACCTTGAAGCACAGAAACTGATCGCATACCTTTGCGTGCGCGAAAAGTTTTCCGCAGGTGACGATGTCTTTGTCAGCGGAGACTTTGACCAATCCGCGTATTACCTGATCAGCGGCTCCATGGAAGCCTATCTGAATGCAGGCACTACCAAGATCCAATCTTTCAAGGAAGGGGATTTTGTCGGAGCGCTCTCGCTTATTGGCGACTCCAAACGGCTATTCACCCTTAAGGCAACATCAGACTGCGTATGCATTCGACTGACCAGTGAAAAATTCAAGAAGGCCCAAGAACAATATCCGGTTATCAGCAACAAGTTCTTGAAAGCCACAGTTGACATGATAAGCAACTGGGAAGAAAGATTTATAGCAAATTACAACGCAGGATGTTCCGGTTGCACTACTGGGATAGGATTGACTCTCATATAGGGCCTACGGGTCTACAGGAAGTATCAAATGAAGAAATATATCTTACTGACCTTATTAATTTCCTTACTTAGCATATCTGGTGCTTTCGCAGCCCAGAACGCACCGGAATCAGTTGCAGGTATAACTATCGGTAACCATATTTCAACAATCCATTCACTCTTGGAAGGTGGCTCAGCGACCTCGCCGTGGCAGGAGGAGTATATTAAAAGGATCGGATTGAAAGACATGGAAGGCTATAAGGGCGGATATGTTGTTGTCGGTAACTGCAAACGCAAGGATATTATCCTGCGCATGAAGCTCAAATACGAAGACGGCAGCATGGACTTTTTCAACAAGCTTTATAGCAAGATTGAAAAACGTTTTGGAAAGCCCAATGACTGGCGTGGGAACCCCTTCGGAACTCTCAAGGTCTGGAAATGGTCTCTGGGAGATGCAGACGGCAACGTAAGCCTTATCCTCCAGCACTTCAGCGGAGACGATGATTCCATAACCACAGGTAACTCCATCAGACTTTCCCGCCCTTCATGGATAGATCAGGAGATGGAATGCTGGGATATCAAACATCCTCCGTCAAAAGAAAAACCCATTCCTGCAAAGATGAAAGGCATGAAATGGTTTCTACCTTACTAGCCTTAAGATAGGCAGCATGAACTGGAAAGCCTCCCTGCGTTAGCGGGGAGGCTTTTTATTTAAATGAACACTTATAAAGCTACTGCTGATTTGAATCCAACCATCGCAAAACTGCGTCTCCAAAACGTGCAAAATCAATTAAATTATTGACACTAACTGCGTGGACAATTACCCAATCCAAGTTCATATATTCATGCACTGCAATATTACGCAACCCAACGCTTCGCGCTAACCGTTCAGCTAAGTTTTTATCCAGTATCCCTTCCTGACCAAGATAAATAAAACTTTCGGCCATAGATGAGGGAATTTTGAATTTTGCACTTAAAATATGAGTTGCAATATCAACACTTATTTGAACAGCACGTTGTAAGTTCAGAACAACAATATCCTGTAAGTCATAATCTGAAGCTAGCACTTCCACTTGGCTAGGAGTCTTCTGCTTAATCCTTTCAAGACATCGCTGTAAGGAAACAAGCTTCGTCTCAATAACTTTTCGATTCACTGAACCCTCTCTTTAAGTTGGCTAGCACTAAACGATTTCGTAAGGGTTCATAATCGGCTTGTTCTACAAGCATGCGATTTGCGGTTTGAGCAAGAAGAAGAGAATCTTGTCCAAATAAAGGCTTACCTGTGGTTAATATTTGTTGAAGGAGCAATCCATGGCAATTCATAAGATCGATAAGATCTACCTCACGCCCCATTTCAATACTAATAAGTGCGCGAAGCTGCATTCTTCTCTCATAAGAAAGAAGGGATGAACCTAAAACAGCAACATCTATATCACTGTCAGGTCTGTTGCTACCAGTCACAGTCGAGCCAAAAAGAATTCCGACTTCGAGATCGTCTTGCTTTTCCAGCAAAGCAGCAAGTTTTGATGTTTTTTTTATACCCATACGCATCATAAATTTAATATACCAGCCAGCATTATGATTTTCCAGCGTAAAATCTAATACAATTGGCCCTATTAACCAAAAGAGAAAAGGCCCCACTCTCACGAGCGG contains:
- a CDS encoding cyclic nucleotide-binding domain-containing protein, yielding MAAETSEYQEHLEIMREIPYFSGLDLEAQKLIAYLCVREKFSAGDDVFVSGDFDQSAYYLISGSMEAYLNAGTTKIQSFKEGDFVGALSLIGDSKRLFTLKATSDCVCIRLTSEKFKKAQEQYPVISNKFLKATVDMISNWEERFIANYNAGCSGCTTGIGLTLI
- the hepT gene encoding type VII toxin-antitoxin system HepT family RNase toxin codes for the protein MNRKVIETKLVSLQRCLERIKQKTPSQVEVLASDYDLQDIVVLNLQRAVQISVDIATHILSAKFKIPSSMAESFIYLGQEGILDKNLAERLARSVGLRNIAVHEYMNLDWVIVHAVSVNNLIDFARFGDAVLRWLDSNQQ
- the mntA gene encoding type VII toxin-antitoxin system MntA family adenylyltransferase antitoxin; this translates as MGPFLFWLIGPIVLDFTLENHNAGWYIKFMMRMGIKKTSKLAALLEKQDDLEVGILFGSTVTGSNRPDSDIDVAVLGSSLLSYERRMQLRALISIEMGREVDLIDLMNCHGLLLQQILTTGKPLFGQDSLLLAQTANRMLVEQADYEPLRNRLVLANLKRGFSESKSY